The Pseudarthrobacter sp. NS4 genome includes a window with the following:
- a CDS encoding sugar porter family MFS transporter has translation MSSIKTTTPATDDAATMTFKRRFLTKLTAVLVGGMFLDGYILGIIGTVIGTIATELSFTPMWEGLIVASSLLGILVGSPIGGWLGDKFGRKPLFMIDMGIFVVGSVLQFFVHDPGQLFVVRLLMGIAVGVEYSVGWPLMSEFAPARLRGRLMGLTLVAFYVGFMVAFIVGYVLTTAVSVDWRIILGSSTLPAVILFFARFGLPESPRWLWSKGRHDEARAVAHKYMEAGTDMNDVEHEHDRPAGNFKMLFSRRYWRATLFCSMFWLCAVTPYFAIATFAESVLEGYGLGHGLAGGVGLSAVATAGVVLTVILIDRAGRRVLTVPPQWLCFVLLLIIGLWVGAPAWVVLACFLTFSFFNAGYNTLTGIYPGEVFPTEIRGIGTGFATAVSRVGAGAGTFLLPWSMATYGTQVTMLMAAGLTLIGAILSQWLAPETKGKSLTETAAGFSH, from the coding sequence GTGTCTTCTATAAAGACCACAACACCAGCTACAGACGATGCAGCCACCATGACCTTCAAGCGCCGCTTCCTGACCAAGCTGACCGCAGTCCTGGTCGGAGGGATGTTCCTGGACGGCTACATTCTTGGAATCATTGGCACAGTGATTGGCACCATCGCCACGGAACTGAGCTTCACGCCGATGTGGGAGGGCCTGATCGTGGCCTCCTCGCTGCTCGGCATCTTGGTCGGCTCACCTATAGGCGGCTGGCTCGGGGACAAGTTCGGCCGCAAGCCGCTGTTCATGATTGACATGGGAATCTTCGTCGTCGGCTCGGTTCTCCAGTTCTTCGTCCACGACCCAGGGCAGCTCTTCGTCGTCCGGCTGCTGATGGGAATCGCAGTTGGCGTTGAATACTCCGTTGGCTGGCCGCTGATGTCCGAATTCGCGCCCGCCAGGTTGCGGGGACGACTGATGGGCCTGACCCTGGTCGCCTTCTATGTCGGTTTCATGGTCGCCTTCATTGTGGGCTACGTGCTGACCACTGCCGTCTCCGTGGACTGGCGGATCATCCTCGGCTCGAGCACCCTTCCTGCAGTGATTCTGTTCTTCGCCCGCTTCGGCCTGCCTGAATCACCACGCTGGCTGTGGAGCAAAGGCCGCCATGACGAGGCGCGTGCAGTGGCACACAAGTACATGGAGGCCGGCACCGACATGAACGACGTCGAGCACGAGCACGACCGCCCTGCGGGCAACTTCAAGATGCTGTTCTCACGCCGGTACTGGCGGGCCACTCTCTTCTGCTCGATGTTCTGGCTCTGCGCGGTCACTCCCTACTTCGCGATTGCCACCTTCGCCGAGAGTGTGCTGGAAGGGTATGGACTCGGCCACGGGCTCGCCGGCGGGGTCGGGCTCTCTGCGGTCGCCACCGCCGGCGTCGTCCTCACGGTCATCCTGATCGACCGGGCCGGCCGCCGCGTCCTGACCGTTCCACCGCAGTGGCTGTGCTTCGTGCTCCTGTTGATCATCGGCCTGTGGGTGGGTGCACCGGCCTGGGTTGTCCTGGCCTGCTTCCTGACCTTCTCGTTCTTCAATGCCGGATACAACACGCTGACCGGTATCTACCCTGGTGAGGTCTTCCCGACGGAGATCCGCGGGATCGGCACAGGGTTTGCGACCGCGGTCAGCCGGGTTGGAGCCGGTGCCGGAACATTCCTGCTGCCCTGGTCAATGGCAACCTACGGCACGCAGGTCACCATGCTGATGGCTGCCGGGCTTACCCTCATCGGTGCGATCCTGTCCCAGTGGCTGGCTCCCGAGACCAAAGGGAAATCCCTGACCGAGACAGCTGCGGGCTTCTCCCACTAA
- a CDS encoding tautomerase family protein gives MPFVRIDYPAGKEKGYREALSDAVATALTESLHIPSNDRFQVLTEHSRGAIVADQRHLEIDGSDQTIVVQAFINAGRSTEQKCSFYKATASHISQLTGSRKEDIIISIVEVRGENWSFGNGEAQYA, from the coding sequence ATGCCGTTCGTACGGATCGATTATCCCGCCGGGAAGGAAAAAGGCTACCGGGAAGCGCTCAGTGATGCTGTTGCGACCGCGCTGACCGAAAGTCTCCACATTCCCTCCAACGACCGCTTTCAGGTCCTGACCGAGCACTCCAGAGGTGCCATTGTTGCAGATCAACGGCACCTGGAAATTGACGGGTCCGATCAAACCATCGTGGTTCAGGCGTTCATTAATGCCGGCCGCAGCACCGAACAGAAGTGTTCCTTCTACAAGGCGACCGCCAGCCACATCAGCCAATTGACCGGGAGCCGCAAGGAAGACATCATCATCAGCATCGTCGAAGTTAGAGGCGAAAACTGGTCTTTCGGAAACGGCGAAGCACAGTACGCCTAG
- a CDS encoding flavin monoamine oxidase family protein: protein MTRIHDVVVIGAGPAGLALAYELRDLDLDIQILEAADEIGGRTRSVQLAGAPVNTGAMFIYRGTRAESLARELEQETAPFHPKTYGVHIDGVTSVARSTAEVVKQLPLSAESKSALIRFMDDLADEYTENVSEGTITDKASALVNETVAARLEGLPGPARSIIEAAVCGGSVGDAAQLSAKYALRYLASYIAHEQDNRLYPVSGMQSLPHALAANVAETTTITTGSRVTSVRVSGDLFEVAASSGGEERVHLARHVVATVPAPQLSHLCPGLPQWKLKALQEAATPGSTTITIAADVRGFPEFIHWSFVSTVGKLFDAVLNPQPGVLPSDGIIRFTCYGNSAGFLPGIEGDEARIQLWIDDFLDVAPALTGRIVGAEVATWEHCFAVLSPGRNDALPELQRSVGNLHFASDYTSETAGSHGAYEEARRVAEKLRRVFQEQAGKPPANRSLAHG, encoded by the coding sequence ATGACCCGTATTCATGATGTTGTCGTCATCGGGGCTGGCCCTGCAGGTCTGGCCCTGGCCTACGAACTCCGCGATTTGGATCTCGACATCCAAATCCTTGAAGCCGCCGATGAGATTGGCGGAAGGACACGCAGCGTTCAACTCGCCGGCGCGCCCGTCAATACAGGAGCAATGTTCATTTATCGCGGTACGAGGGCAGAATCGCTGGCGCGGGAACTAGAACAGGAAACCGCTCCCTTCCACCCCAAAACCTATGGCGTCCATATCGACGGCGTAACGTCTGTCGCTCGATCAACTGCAGAGGTCGTGAAACAGCTGCCGCTGTCTGCCGAATCCAAGTCGGCGCTGATTAGGTTCATGGATGACCTGGCAGATGAATATACCGAAAACGTCTCGGAAGGCACCATCACAGACAAGGCGTCCGCGTTGGTCAACGAAACCGTCGCGGCTCGACTTGAAGGGCTGCCTGGACCTGCCCGGAGCATTATTGAGGCCGCAGTTTGCGGCGGCTCGGTAGGGGACGCCGCCCAGCTCTCGGCAAAGTACGCCCTCCGGTACCTGGCCAGCTACATTGCCCACGAACAGGACAACAGGCTTTACCCCGTAAGCGGCATGCAGTCCCTTCCACACGCTCTCGCAGCTAACGTAGCGGAGACCACTACAATCACCACGGGATCCAGGGTCACCAGTGTCAGGGTATCCGGTGACCTGTTCGAAGTCGCTGCCAGCAGCGGAGGCGAAGAAAGGGTTCATCTCGCGCGCCACGTTGTGGCGACAGTACCTGCGCCTCAGCTTTCTCACCTTTGCCCGGGTCTGCCGCAGTGGAAGCTCAAGGCGCTACAGGAAGCGGCAACCCCCGGGAGCACAACTATCACCATCGCAGCCGATGTCCGCGGATTCCCGGAATTCATTCACTGGTCCTTCGTTTCCACAGTGGGGAAGCTGTTCGACGCCGTTCTTAACCCCCAGCCTGGTGTTCTGCCTAGCGACGGGATCATTCGGTTCACTTGCTATGGAAACTCTGCGGGCTTCCTCCCGGGCATCGAGGGGGACGAGGCGCGCATACAACTTTGGATCGACGACTTCCTGGACGTGGCACCGGCGCTTACCGGTCGTATTGTGGGAGCCGAGGTGGCCACATGGGAACACTGCTTCGCAGTGCTGTCACCCGGACGCAACGATGCCTTGCCAGAGCTTCAGCGAAGCGTCGGCAACCTACACTTTGCCAGCGACTACACCTCCGAAACGGCAGGCTCACACGGCGCATATGAGGAAGCACGCCGGGTGGCGGAAAAACTGCGGCGCGTTTTTCAGGAGCAGGCCGGGAAGCCGCCAGCCAATCGATCACTGGCGCATGGATGA
- a CDS encoding GntR family transcriptional regulator encodes MVTSQRVEPTLLTNRVYAMIHAAILSGELPAGSRLKVHDLAELVGTSVTPVREAIRRLEEAGLAVRQPHKGAVVKSLTLQELIHVYNVRRLLETEAARLGAGNATAEDCSRMQSEYDLMRKAIDEGRAIALLDHDEAMLAILYQAGGNPVLLQMIRTLWQQCRAYKIVGAQGSLDAAEDDSLWRYQQDLITATRNRDPSAAAAVNEASLVNASERIKARLAEQSTP; translated from the coding sequence GTGGTCACATCCCAACGCGTCGAGCCCACCCTCCTTACCAACCGGGTCTACGCAATGATTCATGCCGCGATCCTAAGCGGTGAGCTGCCGGCTGGCTCGCGACTGAAGGTACACGACCTCGCCGAGCTGGTGGGAACCAGCGTGACGCCCGTACGCGAGGCGATCCGGCGGCTGGAGGAGGCAGGGCTGGCCGTGCGCCAGCCGCACAAGGGTGCTGTGGTGAAGAGCCTAACGCTTCAGGAGTTGATCCACGTCTACAACGTTCGCCGACTCCTGGAAACGGAGGCCGCGCGCCTGGGCGCAGGAAATGCCACCGCCGAAGATTGCAGCAGAATGCAGTCCGAATACGACCTGATGCGGAAGGCGATTGACGAAGGCCGGGCAATTGCCCTGCTGGATCACGACGAGGCGATGCTGGCCATTCTTTACCAAGCCGGAGGTAACCCGGTGCTGCTCCAGATGATCCGGACACTATGGCAGCAGTGCAGAGCCTACAAGATTGTCGGCGCCCAGGGTTCCCTGGACGCAGCGGAGGATGACTCGCTGTGGCGCTACCAGCAGGACCTGATCACTGCAACACGGAACAGGGATCCGAGCGCCGCCGCCGCGGTGAACGAAGCCTCCCTTGTCAACGCCAGCGAGCGGATCAAGGCACGGCTGGCGGAACAAAGTACCCCCTAG
- a CDS encoding universal stress protein, with translation MSGIIVVGVDGSDTARKAAEAARDLATALSATLHVVSAFDADRSGIFGSGSDKWIVSDADKAEHVARTVADTLGGDIKITYSAVSGRPADALIREANRKEARIIVVGNRRMHGIGRVLGSVANSVAHNAHCDVYIANTYDAD, from the coding sequence GTGAGTGGAATCATTGTTGTAGGCGTTGATGGCAGCGACACGGCCAGAAAAGCCGCAGAGGCTGCAAGGGATCTGGCCACGGCACTTAGCGCGACACTCCACGTGGTGTCAGCCTTCGACGCTGACCGTTCCGGGATATTCGGCAGCGGTAGTGACAAATGGATCGTCTCCGACGCCGACAAGGCAGAACACGTCGCCAGGACCGTTGCAGACACCTTGGGCGGAGACATCAAGATCACCTACTCCGCAGTTTCCGGCCGGCCAGCGGACGCCCTTATCAGGGAAGCAAACCGCAAAGAGGCACGCATTATCGTGGTTGGCAACCGCAGGATGCACGGGATCGGACGTGTCTTGGGCAGCGTCGCCAACAGCGTGGCGCATAACGCGCACTGCGACGTCTACATCGCCAACACGTACGACGCGGACTAG
- a CDS encoding substrate-binding periplasmic protein translates to MSRNPRTLVRALSAGTAAGMLAISLTACGGNDTAGTATDCTPAHNDLQTITPGELTVASYDYAPATILEGDNVTGMEGDLINEIAKLECLEVTVTTSGGAGAVIPSVQSGRADIGSGSWLRTKERAKIVYMSTPLWNDPQAIISTKGITSDNLEGNVVGSVAGNLYNNSLQQWLGNNFKIYQDEESIYGDLKAGRIDAIVASAASATHRFKDAPIEGAQVINVTPNPNVPEFAAVGQVMLPSSLENDTFGKALDENIEKLREDGTIKEILEKYGMDPAVGEPGAPNEL, encoded by the coding sequence ATGTCACGAAATCCTCGTACTCTCGTACGCGCGCTTTCCGCCGGCACCGCCGCCGGCATGCTCGCCATCTCCCTCACCGCCTGCGGCGGCAACGACACCGCAGGGACCGCAACCGACTGCACCCCGGCACATAATGACCTCCAGACAATCACCCCTGGCGAGCTCACAGTCGCCAGCTACGACTATGCACCCGCCACGATCCTGGAAGGCGATAACGTGACCGGCATGGAGGGTGACCTGATCAACGAGATCGCCAAACTCGAATGCCTCGAGGTCACGGTGACCACCTCCGGTGGTGCAGGAGCGGTCATCCCATCAGTGCAGTCCGGACGCGCCGACATAGGCTCGGGAAGCTGGCTGCGCACCAAAGAGCGGGCGAAGATCGTCTACATGAGCACGCCCCTGTGGAACGATCCCCAGGCGATCATCTCGACCAAGGGCATCACCAGCGACAACCTTGAGGGCAACGTGGTCGGTTCGGTCGCCGGCAACCTCTACAACAACAGTCTGCAGCAGTGGCTTGGAAACAACTTCAAGATCTACCAGGACGAAGAATCCATCTACGGAGATCTCAAGGCCGGCCGCATCGATGCCATCGTTGCATCCGCCGCCTCTGCCACGCACCGGTTTAAGGACGCCCCGATCGAAGGCGCCCAGGTAATCAATGTCACGCCCAACCCGAATGTCCCCGAGTTCGCTGCAGTGGGCCAGGTGATGCTGCCGTCCAGCCTCGAGAACGACACGTTCGGCAAAGCGCTGGACGAGAACATCGAAAAGCTCCGCGAAGACGGCACCATCAAGGAGATCCTCGAGAAGTACGGAATGGACCCCGCAGTCGGCGAGCCGGGCGCACCCAACGAGCTCTGA
- a CDS encoding amino acid ABC transporter permease yields the protein MDMLTQWLGWLPNLAPGLVVSLQLTGLALLIGFPLGLLFAVMAAAKLAPLQWISFLFVEVGRGLPALVLLYLLYFSLPDAGITLTSLTTAIIALSWNAGAYASEYFRAGLAAVPLGQKEAALTSGLSGWTGFRIVILPQALRISTPPLAGLAVLVFQASALAFVIAVPELMSKSFEIASISFEYLSVYMLTAVIYGSITLVFLGLVRVLERRLSRHLQRN from the coding sequence ATGGACATGCTTACCCAGTGGCTTGGATGGTTGCCGAACCTCGCTCCAGGACTGGTTGTCAGCCTTCAGCTAACCGGACTCGCGTTGCTGATCGGATTCCCGCTCGGCCTGCTCTTCGCCGTAATGGCGGCGGCAAAACTCGCACCCCTGCAATGGATCTCGTTCCTGTTCGTGGAGGTCGGGCGGGGACTGCCGGCTCTGGTGCTGTTGTATTTGCTGTACTTCAGCCTTCCTGATGCGGGGATCACCCTAACGTCCTTGACTACAGCAATCATCGCGTTGAGTTGGAACGCCGGCGCCTACGCGTCGGAGTACTTCCGCGCTGGACTTGCCGCAGTACCGCTGGGGCAGAAAGAAGCGGCACTCACCTCCGGGCTCAGCGGCTGGACAGGGTTCCGTATCGTCATCCTGCCGCAGGCCCTGCGGATCTCCACCCCGCCGTTAGCCGGACTCGCCGTCCTCGTGTTCCAGGCCAGTGCACTCGCGTTCGTGATCGCCGTGCCGGAACTTATGTCCAAGAGCTTCGAGATCGCATCCATCAGCTTCGAATACCTCAGCGTCTACATGCTCACTGCAGTGATCTACGGATCCATCACCCTCGTCTTCCTTGGCCTCGTCCGGGTGCTGGAACGGCGCCTCAGTCGCCACCTGCAACGCAACTGA
- a CDS encoding amino acid ABC transporter permease, whose amino-acid sequence MELLPAIAQGVGLTLYVTGSALLYGGIIGLVLVGAARSPFAIIRGIATLYINVVRVIPPITWLFLIYFGLPQYALRLSTIQAAIIGFSIIASAFMAEIYRSGLLSIPEGQREAAHALGLGTITTVGHIITPQAFRVALPSIATYGIGLLKDSALASTIGVREITYYAQQSARQTHEGLLSFITAGALYIVISLIIAVVARRTDLVLRKKIGVA is encoded by the coding sequence TTGGAACTCTTGCCAGCGATTGCCCAGGGTGTTGGACTCACGCTCTACGTAACGGGCTCCGCGCTCCTGTATGGAGGCATCATCGGCTTGGTGCTCGTCGGGGCCGCGCGTTCACCGTTCGCGATCATTCGGGGCATCGCTACCCTTTACATCAATGTGGTACGCGTTATCCCGCCGATCACGTGGCTGTTCCTGATCTACTTCGGCTTGCCCCAGTACGCGCTGCGGCTGTCAACGATCCAGGCCGCGATCATCGGGTTCTCCATCATCGCCTCAGCGTTCATGGCCGAGATTTACCGCTCGGGACTGCTCAGCATCCCCGAGGGCCAACGCGAAGCCGCCCACGCGCTCGGGCTGGGCACGATAACCACCGTAGGCCACATCATTACCCCGCAGGCGTTCCGTGTCGCGCTGCCCTCGATCGCCACTTACGGCATCGGGCTTCTGAAAGATTCCGCCCTGGCATCCACGATCGGGGTACGTGAGATCACCTACTATGCCCAGCAAAGCGCGAGGCAGACGCATGAAGGCCTTCTCTCGTTCATCACCGCCGGGGCGCTCTACATCGTGATCAGCCTCATTATCGCCGTCGTCGCAAGGCGGACGGACCTCGTGCTGCGCAAGAAGATTGGAGTGGCGTGA
- a CDS encoding amino acid ABC transporter ATP-binding protein, which translates to MGLSFGTKAPPIALSGDVVVSGLGKSYGAHRVLSDVNLVMNEGEVVSVIGPSGAGKSTFLRCLNYLETPTEGTISIGGAHVVAGGKLPDKASLDHLRRVTGMVFQSFNLFPHLTVMENITLPQRKVLGASKEQAQEVAEKLLKRVGLPEKAKAYPARLSGGQQQRIAIARALALSPKIMLFDEPTSALDPEIGLEVLAVMRDLADEGMTMLVVTHEMHFARDVSDRIMVMGNGGVLEIGPSQQVMSEPQNERTRQFLKAVLDR; encoded by the coding sequence ATGGGCTTAAGTTTTGGCACTAAAGCTCCCCCAATCGCGCTCTCGGGGGACGTCGTGGTCTCCGGGCTCGGCAAGAGTTACGGAGCCCACCGTGTGTTGTCTGACGTGAATCTGGTGATGAACGAGGGCGAAGTAGTCTCGGTCATCGGGCCGTCTGGGGCGGGCAAGAGCACCTTCCTGCGATGCTTGAACTACCTGGAGACTCCAACAGAGGGAACTATCTCGATTGGTGGGGCCCACGTCGTTGCTGGCGGGAAGCTGCCGGACAAGGCGAGCCTGGACCACCTTCGGCGCGTCACCGGAATGGTCTTCCAAAGCTTCAACCTGTTCCCTCACCTCACCGTGATGGAGAACATCACCCTGCCACAGCGAAAAGTATTGGGTGCAAGCAAGGAGCAGGCGCAGGAAGTCGCGGAGAAGCTGCTCAAGCGGGTGGGCCTGCCTGAAAAGGCCAAGGCGTATCCGGCCCGCCTCTCGGGAGGGCAGCAACAGCGCATTGCCATCGCGCGCGCTCTCGCCCTCTCGCCGAAGATCATGCTCTTCGACGAGCCGACATCCGCCCTCGATCCCGAGATCGGCCTCGAGGTTCTCGCGGTCATGCGCGACCTGGCCGACGAGGGCATGACCATGCTGGTGGTCACCCACGAAATGCACTTCGCGCGTGACGTCTCGGACCGCATCATGGTCATGGGCAATGGCGGCGTGTTGGAGATCGGTCCCAGTCAGCAGGTGATGTCGGAGCCGCAGAACGAACGCACCCGGCAGTTTCTCAAAGCCGTACTGGACAGGTGA
- a CDS encoding SDR family NAD(P)-dependent oxidoreductase: protein MNHDQATTSWVSPAVTTGNRALTGRTVLVTGAGRNIGRAIALRCGSEGARVAVNDVDATAAAAVVSELRDVGVDAQPAVGDMSDFAQVDQIFAQTENTLGVVDVLVNNAYARIGQTVWDNFLSVEPSDWEVFVSRNLNMLYGCTQRAARGLATSGRKGSIINISSIGAERAHRNSIPYDSVKGAMESFTRAVAVDLAPWNIRVNALRPGAIAVDGEPPAPKGKEHLRAAQIPMGRPGTPEDVAAAVIFLASAESAYVTGQIFNIDGGMMAQGRAPQVEARPVVHPATAGPVPPTLLR from the coding sequence ATGAACCACGATCAAGCAACTACCAGCTGGGTATCCCCCGCAGTTACGACCGGCAATCGTGCCCTTACCGGCCGGACCGTGTTGGTTACAGGGGCCGGCCGCAATATCGGACGAGCCATTGCCCTGCGGTGCGGATCGGAGGGTGCCCGCGTTGCAGTTAACGATGTCGATGCAACGGCCGCAGCAGCTGTCGTTAGCGAGCTGCGGGACGTCGGGGTGGACGCGCAACCGGCCGTCGGCGATATGTCCGACTTCGCCCAAGTGGACCAGATTTTCGCCCAGACCGAAAATACGCTCGGCGTTGTAGACGTCCTGGTAAACAACGCCTACGCCCGCATCGGCCAGACGGTCTGGGACAACTTCCTGTCTGTAGAGCCGTCCGACTGGGAAGTCTTCGTGAGCAGGAATCTAAACATGCTCTACGGTTGCACCCAACGGGCCGCGCGAGGGCTTGCCACCAGCGGCCGAAAAGGCTCCATCATCAACATCAGCTCAATCGGAGCCGAACGCGCACACCGCAACAGCATCCCTTACGACTCCGTCAAAGGCGCAATGGAATCATTCACCCGGGCTGTAGCTGTGGACCTCGCCCCCTGGAACATCCGCGTCAATGCCCTGCGCCCCGGCGCGATCGCCGTCGACGGGGAGCCGCCCGCGCCAAAAGGCAAAGAGCACCTCCGCGCCGCCCAGATTCCCATGGGCCGTCCCGGTACACCGGAGGATGTTGCTGCTGCAGTTATCTTCCTGGCTTCCGCAGAATCAGCGTACGTGACGGGGCAGATCTTCAATATCGACGGTGGCATGATGGCGCAGGGGCGGGCACCGCAAGTGGAAGCCCGGCCCGTGGTACACCCAGCGACAGCAGGACCGGTTCCTCCGACCCTGCTCCGCTGA
- a CDS encoding GntR family transcriptional regulator, producing MPGKIAEAPQHPETKTSAPMSALQSSPALAVTPALVADQVYEALRTAILTGELAGGSPLRVRDVAAMVGTSVMPVREAIRKLEETGLATRVAAHRGAIVRQFTVEELIHIYEVRATLEIEAARRGAAKVTDADLTRMEAACARMQKAVAERRVWDALDDDEDLLRTLYSAGGNPVLMDVIESLWLQCRPYKVIGATEAIDHDDASLWTPQPAILDAARARDVKAATKLTKQSLASARRRLEKRLVSH from the coding sequence ATGCCAGGAAAAATTGCGGAAGCTCCACAGCACCCGGAGACCAAGACGTCTGCACCGATGTCCGCCTTGCAATCTTCTCCAGCTCTCGCTGTCACTCCCGCCCTGGTCGCGGATCAGGTCTACGAGGCACTACGGACCGCTATCCTCACCGGGGAACTGGCCGGAGGCTCTCCGCTGAGGGTTCGGGATGTTGCAGCTATGGTCGGTACCAGCGTGATGCCTGTCCGGGAGGCCATTCGTAAGCTGGAAGAGACGGGACTCGCCACGCGGGTAGCGGCCCATCGGGGGGCAATTGTTCGTCAATTCACCGTAGAAGAACTGATCCACATTTACGAAGTCAGAGCCACCCTGGAAATCGAAGCCGCGCGCCGGGGAGCCGCCAAGGTCACGGACGCTGACCTCACCCGCATGGAGGCAGCTTGCGCCCGGATGCAAAAAGCGGTCGCTGAACGCCGCGTCTGGGATGCCTTGGACGATGACGAAGACCTGCTCCGGACCCTGTACTCAGCCGGCGGTAATCCGGTACTGATGGACGTCATAGAAAGCCTCTGGCTGCAATGCCGGCCCTATAAGGTCATCGGTGCCACGGAGGCCATCGATCACGACGATGCCAGTCTTTGGACCCCGCAGCCAGCTATCCTCGATGCTGCCCGGGCAAGGGATGTCAAGGCAGCTACAAAATTAACCAAGCAGTCCCTTGCCAGTGCCCGCCGACGCCTTGAAAAACGCCTGGTGTCACACTAA
- a CDS encoding IclR family transcriptional regulator, producing the protein MKKRTLSRIMAASSQAAAAASLKKRDERGVAMSILLLFARHRSLSSSQIAGLLRIPASTVYRHLQTLLQAGFVVESQVIGRYSAGPEVVRLADNYRQEALAQGVVRQRLEQLSQETGELAAYLVQSGGEALCVESVESEHILSCSYAAGRSRPLLHGASARAILAFLPDEEVSEMFAAQFLTKDEEGAIRADLENIRERGYSTSSGALAPGIWGVSAPVFNETGGLAGVVTTMVPLERAGTDDARTQFIYSTCEAALDLSKVDSPG; encoded by the coding sequence ATGAAGAAGCGAACCCTTTCCCGTATCATGGCAGCCTCAAGCCAGGCTGCAGCCGCAGCGTCCCTGAAGAAGCGGGATGAGCGCGGGGTAGCGATGTCCATCCTGCTGCTGTTTGCCCGCCACCGGAGCCTCAGCAGCTCCCAGATCGCGGGCCTACTCCGGATCCCTGCCTCCACTGTCTACAGACACCTCCAAACTCTGCTGCAGGCCGGCTTCGTAGTTGAGAGTCAAGTAATAGGACGCTATTCCGCCGGCCCGGAAGTTGTGCGCTTGGCTGACAACTACCGCCAGGAAGCGTTGGCACAGGGAGTTGTGCGGCAACGACTTGAACAGCTCTCTCAAGAGACCGGAGAGTTGGCTGCCTACCTGGTTCAGAGCGGCGGCGAAGCTCTCTGCGTTGAATCCGTAGAGAGCGAGCATATCCTTAGCTGCAGCTATGCCGCGGGACGCTCGCGCCCGCTGTTGCACGGGGCCAGCGCCCGCGCCATCCTTGCGTTTCTGCCAGACGAGGAAGTTAGTGAGATGTTCGCAGCACAGTTTTTGACAAAGGACGAGGAGGGTGCCATCCGAGCTGACCTGGAGAACATCCGTGAACGCGGTTATTCAACCAGCTCCGGGGCCCTCGCACCGGGAATCTGGGGCGTCAGCGCTCCCGTTTTCAACGAAACGGGCGGCCTCGCCGGCGTAGTCACCACGATGGTTCCCCTTGAACGGGCCGGGACTGACGACGCTCGTACGCAGTTCATATACTCCACATGTGAAGCGGCTCTGGACCTCAGCAAGGTCGATTCACCCGGCTGA